The Anopheles coluzzii chromosome 2, AcolN3, whole genome shotgun sequence genome window below encodes:
- the LOC120951312 gene encoding nuclear pore complex protein Nup107 — protein sequence MNKLERTLQLLDESTVQSPSGLLRSKDSVRYLQQQAREEQRQLGASGLGESMMLDSVQDVGLYRTVGELEPAGGGLSGSQLSLVAGSTVSYTNANVREASKQLCEEFLQVLQRYSNASDVFEATEELVKSLDDTLVQLNNASKQLLPTGRERRLHAEEMWLNAERDTWRLMICLYRDRLITQKQDSEMDDLPLVNSEQTIISHLYGGNANLREYQIIVDWLEQMALRQQQTELGHYMNRTVAWENTLHQLLEVGQTAFGSGRALVKGLDPDAPIREKLPLHDLDMEDQTQLAKQVFRAIRQGRLKEAQIKCENYGQAWKAALLEGWRLHHDPNYDRENVSLAREPIEGNPRRDLWKKFAWQMAESRMLDPYTKATIGSLCGHLDSMVEVLSEHSWNDMLWAYLKAQIDIRVESEIRSHCVKSYLPMPDRYWNGKMSLEQIFDALEAHKNARISLAAKDVDKVIQKYIMLDDIPELMRTVDGWLEGTEVVLIPQMLRFLTHFVMFLRQIGKTFQEDIGDRVVKRYVEYLSTLGSAHMVAFYTAALPPAMQLLLYSQFLQTIRDSQQRKQALEQAYNFGLDVPTITVYTVEWYRALEATEDELAPIASGRLTELDEQKISSLEWLTFYPDQRGELLWQSNTLIRYFLARRSIEAARKTFAVIPADTMELIFTHYGSKDDIPCREEVSIREYLCYQTYLAAIQGYNDWCQLFYNGKPKPPPAVKLSNFTERVTSEHREATYRKELSNWELRVAELTNVTRDLLYNVLLFPEAGWLVDTDTTKPPPDDDEDWLHRAVQMENLRKLCIPEIVLLLHQLHTLTERYSENLLLADVLSSETRKLYSVFPKHKLAETLTKIAESSLTLMNARKDPFVGDAAKK from the coding sequence ATGAACAAGCTCGAGCGCACATTGCAGCTGTTGGACGAATCCACTGTCCAATCGCCCAGCGGATTGCTGCGGTCGAAGGATTCGGTGCGCTActtgcagcagcaggcccGCGAGGAACAGCGACAGCTGGGAGCGTCCGGGCTGGGCGAAAGTATGATGCTGGATTCCGTGCAGGATGTGGGCCTGTATCGAACGGTGGGCGAATTGGAACCGGCCGGAGGTGGACTGTCCGGCAGTCAGCTTAGCTTGGTGGCGGGCAGTACGGTAAGCTACACGAATGCAAACGTCCGGGAAGCGAGCAAGCAGCTGTGCGAAGAATTCCTGCAGGTGCTGCAGCGCTACAGCAACGCCTCGGACGTGTTCGAGGCGACCGAGGAGCTGGTGAAATCGTTGGACGACACGCTGGTACAGCTGAACAATGCGTCCAAGCAGCTGCTACCTACTGGTCGGGAGCGCCGGTTGCACGCGGAAGAGATGTGGCTGAACGCGGAACGGGATACGTGGCGGCTGATGATCTGCCTGTACCGTGATCGGTTGATAACGCAGAAGCAGGACAGCGAGATGGACGATTTGCCGCTGGTGAACAGTGAGCAGACCATCATCTCCCATCTGTACGGTGGCAATGCGAATCTGCGCGAGTACCAGATCATTGTGGACTGGCTGGAGCAGATGGCGCTGCGGCAGCAACAGACCGAGCTGGGCCACTACATGAACCGGACGGTGGCGTGGGAAAACACGCTCCACCAGCTGCTAGAGGTAGGCCAGACGGCATTTGGCAGTGGCCGGGCACTGGTGAAGGGGCTGGATCCGGATGCTCCGATCCGCGAGAAGCTGCCCCTGCACGATCTGGACATGGAGGATCAGACGCAGCTGGCCAAACAGGTGTTTCGCGCCATTCGCCAGGGCCGGTTGAAGGAAGCACAGATCAAGTGCGAAAACTACGGGCAGGCGTGGAAGGCGGCCCTGCTCGAGGGATGGCGGCTGCATCACGATCCGAACTACGACCGCGAGAACGTGTCATTGGCCCGCGAGCCGATCGAGGGCAATCCGAGGCGCGATCTGTGGAAAAAGTTCGCGTGGCAGATGGCGGAAAGCCGCATGCTGGATCCGTACACGAAGGCCACGATCGGATCGCTGTGCGGGCATCTGGACTCGATGGTGGAGGTGCTGTCCGAGCACTCGTGGAACGATATGCTGTGGGCGTACCTGAAGGCGCAGATAGACATACGCGTGGAGAGCGAGATACGGTCGCACTGCGTCAAGAGCTATCTGCCCATGCCGGACCGGTACTGGAACGGCAAGATGTCGCTGGAGCAAATCTTCGACGCACTGGAGGCGCACAAGAACGCGCGCATCAGTCTGGCCGCCAAGGATGTGGACAAGGTGATCCAGAAGTACATTATGCTGGATGACATTCCCGAGCTGATGCGCACCGTGGACGGCTGGCTGGAGGGCACGGAGGTGGTGCTGATACCGCAGATGCTACGCTTCCTCACGCATTTCGTCATGTTTTTGCGACAGATTGGCAAAACCTTCCAGGAGGACATAGGCGATCGGGTGGTCAAGCGGTACGTCGAGTACCTGAGCACGCTCGGTTCCGCGCACATGGTCGCGTTCTACACGGCCGCCCTGCCACCGGccatgcagctgctgctgtactcGCAGTTCCTTCAGACGATCCGCGACAGCCAGCAGCGCAAGCAGGCCCTGGAGCAGGCGTACAACTTCGGGCTGGACGTGCCGACCATTACCGTGTACACCGTGGAGTGGTACCGTGCGCTGGAAGCCACCGAGGACGAACTGGCACCGATCGCTTCGGGCAGGTTGACCGAGCTGGACGAGCAGAAGATTTCCTCGCTCGAGTGGCTCACCTTCTATCCGGATCAGCGCGGGGAGCTGCTGTGGCAGTCGAACACACTGATCCGCTACTTCCTGGCCCGGCGCAGCATCGAGGCGGCCCGCAAAACGTTCGCCGTCATACCGGCCGACACGATGGAGCTGATATTCACGCACTACGGCTCGAAGGATGATATCCCGTGCCGGGAGGAGGTGTCGATACGCGAGTACCTCTGCTACCAGACGTACCTGGCCGCGATCCAGGGCTACAACGATTGGTGCCAGCTGTTCTACAACGGCAAGCCGAAGCCACCGCCCGCAGTCAAGCTGTCGAACTTTACCGAGCGCGTCACCTCGGAGCACCGGGAGGCAACGTACCGGAAGGAGCTGAGCAACTGGGAGCTGCGTGTCGCCGAGCTGACCAACGTGACGCGCGACCTGCTGTACAATGTGCTGCTCTTCCCGgaggctggctggctggtcgATACGGACACGACGAAACCGCCGCCCGACGATGACGAGGACTGGCTGCACCGGGCGGTACAGATGGAGAACCTGCGCAAGCTGTGCATACCGGaaatcgtgctgctgctgcaccagctcCACACGCTGACCGAGCGGTACAGCGAAAATCTGCTGCTGGCCGATGTGCTCAGCTCGGAAACGCGCAAGCTGTACAGCGTCTTCCCCAAGCACAAGCTGGCGGAAACGCTGACCAAGATAGCGGAATCGTCCCTCACGCTCATGAACGCCCGGAAAGACCCGTTCGTGGGCGATGCAGCGAAGAAGTAG
- the LOC120951315 gene encoding U6 snRNA-associated Sm-like protein LSm1: MDNPLFGTAHMLYEVDKKLMVLLHDGRTLIGYLRSVDQFANLVLHRTIERIHVGNEYGDIQRGVVIIRGENVVLLGEIDREKESTLPLREISVDDILDAQRREQEARQEKHRLVAKALKERGLNMNSEMAQDEF, encoded by the exons ATGGACAACCCTCTCTTCGGCACCGCTCATATGCTCTACGAGGTTGACA AAAAACTCATGGTACTGCTGCACGACGGGCGCACGCTGATCGGTTATCTGCGAAGCGTGGATCAGTTCGCCAATCTGGTGCTACACCGGACGATCGAGCGGATACACGTCGGCAACGAGTATGGCGACATCCAGCGTGGCGTGGTCATCATCCGGGGCGAGAACGTTGTGCTGCTGGGCGAGATA GATCGCGAGAAGGAAAGCACCCTGCCGCTGAGGGAAATCTCCGTCGACGACATACTGGACGCGCAGCGACGGGAACAGGAGGCCCGGCAGGAGAAGCACCGGCTGGTCGCGAAAGCGCTGAAGGAGCGAGGGCTGAACATGAATTCCGAGATGGCTCAGGACGAGTTTTAG
- the LOC120951309 gene encoding serine-rich adhesin for platelets isoform X1 — protein MTEVEESTKVRLDQDIASRLQNEHPEQFVTLVRMHLSFELDLHTDTENDPAELDKQKLKKWKGFHKKAKGCTSAKATSPETAKAALTKANIEDLKQLIAFLEQEENISQEGIFRKTGSLARQNELKSLLLQGNVLPLDGAGYTAHDCASVLKSFLADLPEPLLTELYYPAYCQVADLYHSKEAAQPARNEDRLLNALQLLLLLLPEENNILLRHIIELLHRTIQHEATNKMSAVNLATLFTPHLICPRKQSPEALHTTAQHMSGIVGFMIKTGPRLFHIPPKLATDIRAYFVDQRRRKTMSPEHILNESTTSDSVANTVYTFVDREKTAEALEMNSTDTALAQLYAHIQSLPESSKKKKLVSKFNRQNGYGTPLQVLLREKNGSGTGSAGLASGGGLKYPRSISDSIKRHIFHKSLMSRTPKRGTISGSQTPTTFQTPNGTGYGSGPRQRVLFQSPVSASDSPSSVGSPLCIKRCSSVSSSSSSLSSMSSSSGTGNAKAAGSLTRTISSESGSSTSSSTSSTHHDVSKPEALKRRSSGEMGAEEGQRSTSGGADFNSSSERKRSRVEERSDREQTGRSKPGLVVRFGAETVAGCDVLEDNEPPPPEDDEDFVEQEDDDIGDSGSEPVDEFSNDELLANDEAVAEEEEEEDEGDEEDVFEDCERILSDTEEERYGSAGLGNARSRYRSEPNLSAIGYQHQRRVINLDNKHLTANRDSEMPGRLLRGGLGATQMDGKSQPTTPGGGGGGGGGGGTAAGSSTKQRMNINFFKNKLIKGVSMGNLRFPFGNDASKASKKNNSRPVEPLVRSRDAKKLSTTARESSLADSVFLPTLRSSIVPSTTFATTSVANVANDDNSNELPGSVHGTNWAAANYLTSTPGPAALISGRNSMSPITKSTQRMPKAMQESIMTPRSRKPVMLLSVLNANDQQQLSTTCASFSSLKEEDEEVDLEPAVPVGSLLHGASDGTPSSSHTRYDRGLKQLINDTGLPPIGNDVGLPPISNHFPSKGNIASGCMVVHGDGDGGGGGVVVGGAAERTHESRALASPFRHYLLSRGVMPAESPADLSFASLPDDFVESSSGEILDRLSESKMSESLLYCLNGNEPKDKEPATNASTATAVAAVTAVPNQRFPELNSSELDETAL, from the exons ATGACGGAAGTGGAGGAGTCTACCAAGGTACGATTGGATCAAGACATTGCCAGCAGGCTGCAGAATGAACATCCGGAACAGTTCGTTACGTTGGTTCGGATGCACCTGTCGTTCGAACTGGATCTTCACACCGATACGGA AAACGATCCAGCCGAACTAGATAAGCAGAAGCTGAAGAAGTGGAAAGGATTTCACAAGAAAGCGAAAGGATGCACGTCAGCCAAAGCGACTTCGCCGGAAACGGCCAAGGCGGCGCTTACGAAGGCCAACATTGAAGATCTGAAGCAGCTGATCGCATTCCTGGAGCAGGAAGAAA ACATCTCCCAGGAAGGGATATTCCGCAAAACGGGTTCACTGGCGCGGCAGAatgagctgaaaagtttgctGCTGCAAGGCAATGTGTTGCCGCTCGATGGGGCCGGCTATACGGCACACGATTGTGCCAGTGTGCTGAAAAGCTTCCTGGCCGACCTGCCCGAACCACTGCTGACCGAGCTGTACTACCCGGCCTACTGCCAGGTGGCCGATCTGTACCACTCGAAGGAAGCGGCTCAACCGGCACGGAACGAGGATCGGCTGCTGAATGCGCTtcagctgctgttgctcctgctgccggaagaaaacaacattctgCTGCGCCACATTATCGAGCTGCTGCATCGTACGATTCAGCACGAGGCGACCAACAAGATGTCGGCCGTAAATTTGGCCACCCTGTTCACGCCGCACCTGATCTGCCCGCGCAAGCAATCGCCCGAAGCGCTGCACACGACGGCCCAGCACATGTCGGGCATAGTGGGTTTCATGATCAAAACCGGCCCCCGGTTGTTTCACATCCCACCGAAGCTGGCCACCGACATACGGGCGTACTTTGTGGATCAACGGCGCCGCAAAACCATGTCCCCGGAGCACATCCTGAACGAATCGACCACCTCGGACTCGGTGGCCAACACCGTGTACACGTTTGTCGATCGGGAAAAGACGGCCGAAGCGTTGGAGATGAACTCGACCGACACGGCACTGGCGCAGCTGTATGCGCACATCCAGAGCTTACCCGAGTCgtccaagaagaagaagctggtGAGCAAGTTTAACCGCCAGAATGGGTATGGCACGCCGCTGCAGGTGTTGCTCCGGGAAAAGAATGGTTCCGGCACGGGTAGTGCCGGGCTGGCCAGCGGTGGAGGGCTGAAGTATCCACGCTCGATTAGCGATTCGATCAAGCGCCATATCTTTCACAAATCGCTCATGTCGAGAACACCGAAACGAGGCACAATCAGTGGTAGTCAAACGCCAACTACTTTCCAG ACTCCAAACGGAACAGGCTATGGCAGTGGCCCAAGACAGCGCGTTCTGTTTCAGAGCCCAGTGTCGGCGTCCGATTCGCCGTCGAGCGTTGGCTCGCCGCTCTGCATAAAGCGTTGCTCCTCCgtctcgtcctcgtcgtcctccCTGTCCTCGATGTCGTCGTCATCGGGCACGGGAAACGCAAAGGCGGCCGGTTCGCTGACACGCACGATCAGTTCGGAAAGTGGCAGCAGCACCTCGAGCTCTACCTCCTCAACCCATCATGACGTGTCAAAGCCGGAAGCACTGAAACGGCGATCATCCGGAGAGATGGGAGCGGAAGAAGGACAGCGTAGTACCAGCGGAGGGGCAGATTTTAATTCCTCCTCGGAGCGCAAACGAAGCAGGGTTGAGGAACGTTCGGATCGGGAGCAAACGGGACGGTCCAAACCGGGACTGGTGGTGCGCTTCGGTGCCGAGACGGTGGCCGGTTGTGATGTGCTGGAGGACAACGAACCTCCTCCTCCCGAGGACGATGAGGACTTTGTAGAGCAGGAGGATGACGATATCGGTGACAGTGGCAGCGAGCCCGTGGACGAGTTTTCGAACGATGAACTGCTGGCGAACGACGAGGCAgtggcggaggaggaggaggaggaggacgaagGCGACGAGGAGGATGTGTTTGAGGACTGTGAACGGATACTGAGCGATACCGAGGAGGAGCGGTACGGTTCAGCCGGGCTCGGAAACGCACGCTCTCGCTATCGCTCCGAACCGAACCTTAGCGCTATCGGATACCAGCATCAGCGGCGTGTAATAAACCTGGACAATAAGCATCTCACCGCGAACCGCGATAGCGAGATGCCTGGCCGGTTGCTGCGCGGCGGTCTAGGGGCCACGCAAATGGACGGCAAAAGTCAACCGACCACACCGGGCGGcggaggtggaggaggtggtggtggtggtaccgcAGCGGGAAGTTCCACCAAGCAACGCATGAACATAAACTTCTTCAAGAACAAGCTCATCAAGGGCGTTTCGATGGGCAATTTGCGCTTTCCGTTCGGCAACGATGCTAGCAAGGCGAGCAAAAAGAACAACAGCCGACCGGTGGAACCGTTGGTTCGGTCGAGAGACGCTAAAAAACTGAGCACCACCGCACGTGAGAGTAGTTTGGCGGACAGTGTCTTTCTTCCTACGCTCCGATCTTCCATCGTGCCCAGCACCACGTTCGCGACCACCAGCGTGGCGAACGTGGCGAACGATGACAATTCAAACGAATTGCCTGGCTCGGTGCACGGGACGAATTGGGCGGCAGCGAACTATCTGACCAGCACGCCCGGCCCGGCCGCCCTCATTAGCGGGCGCAACTCAATGTCTCCAATAACGAAAAGCACCCAACGGATGCCCAAAGCGATGCAG GAATCGATCATGACCCCACGGTCCCGCAAGCCGGTTATGCTACTGTCCGTGTTGAATGCAAACGACCAGCAACAGCTCTCCACCACCTGTGCCAGTTTTTCCAGCCTGAAAGAGGAAGACGAAGAAGTGGATCTCGAACCGGCGGTACCAGTCGGCAGCTTGCTGCATGGAGCTAGCGACggcacaccatcatcatcccacACGCGTTACGATCGTGGCCTGAAGCAGCTCATCAACGACACGGGTCTACCACCGATCGGTAATGACGTGGGGCTTCCACCGATATCGAACCATTTTCCTTCTAAAGGTAACATAGCCTCCGGTTGCATGGTTGttcatggtgatggtgatggtggtggtggtggtgttgttgttggtggtgccgCGGAACGAACCCATGAGTCGCGCGCTTTGGCCAGTCCCTTTCG aCATTACCTGCTCAGTCGCGGTGTGATGCCGGCCGAAAGTCCGGCCGACCTATCGTTCGCCAGCCTGCCGGATGATTTCGTCGAATCGTCGTCGGGAGAAATTTTGGACCGGCTGAGTGAGTCAAAAATGAGCGAAAGCTTGCTGTACTGCTTGAATGGTAATGAACCAAAGGACAAGGAACCGGCAACAAATGCCTCAACggcaacagcagtagcagcagtaacaGCAGTGCCAAATCAACGATTTCCTGAACTGAACAGTTCCGAGCTGGATGAAACAGCACTGTAA
- the LOC120951309 gene encoding serine-rich adhesin for platelets isoform X2, whose translation MTEVEESTKVRLDQDIASRLQNEHPEQFVTLVRMHLSFELDLHTDTENDPAELDKQKLKKWKGFHKKAKGCTSAKATSPETAKAALTKANIEDLKQLIAFLEQEENISQEGIFRKTGSLARQNELKSLLLQGNVLPLDGAGYTAHDCASVLKSFLADLPEPLLTELYYPAYCQVADLYHSKEAAQPARNEDRLLNALQLLLLLLPEENNILLRHIIELLHRTIQHEATNKMSAVNLATLFTPHLICPRKQSPEALHTTAQHMSGIVGFMIKTGPRLFHIPPKLATDIRAYFVDQRRRKTMSPEHILNESTTSDSVANTVYTFVDREKTAEALEMNSTDTALAQLYAHIQSLPESSKKKKLVSKFNRQNGYGTPLQVLLREKNGSGTGSAGLASGGGLKYPRSISDSIKRHIFHKSLMSRTPKRGTISGSQTPTTFQTPNGTGYGSGPRQRVLFQSPVSASDSPSSVGSPLCIKRCSSVSSSSSSLSSMSSSSGTGNAKAAGSLTRTISSESGSSTSSSTSSTHHDVSKPEALKRRSSGEMGAEEGQRSTSGGADFNSSSERKRSRVEERSDREQTGRSKPGLVVRFGAETVAGCDVLEDNEPPPPEDDEDFVEQEDDDIGDSGSEPVDEFSNDELLANDEAVAEEEEEEDEGDEEDVFEDCERILSDTEEERYGSAGLGNARSRYRSEPNLSAIGYQHQRRVINLDNKHLTANRDSEMPGRLLRGGLGATQMDGKSQPTTPGGGGGGGGGGGTAAGSSTKQRMNINFFKNKLIKGVSMGNLRFPFGNDASKASKKNNSRPVEPLVRSRDAKKLSTTARESSLADSVFLPTLRSSIVPSTTFATTSVANVANDDNSNELPGSVHGTNWAAANYLTSTPGPAALISGRNSMSPITKSTQRMPKAMQESIMTPRSRKPVMLLSVLNANDQQQLSTTCASFSSLKEEDEEVDLEPAVPVGSLLHGASDGTPSSSHTRYDRGLKQLINDTGLPPIGNDVGLPPISNHFPSKDITCSVAV comes from the exons ATGACGGAAGTGGAGGAGTCTACCAAGGTACGATTGGATCAAGACATTGCCAGCAGGCTGCAGAATGAACATCCGGAACAGTTCGTTACGTTGGTTCGGATGCACCTGTCGTTCGAACTGGATCTTCACACCGATACGGA AAACGATCCAGCCGAACTAGATAAGCAGAAGCTGAAGAAGTGGAAAGGATTTCACAAGAAAGCGAAAGGATGCACGTCAGCCAAAGCGACTTCGCCGGAAACGGCCAAGGCGGCGCTTACGAAGGCCAACATTGAAGATCTGAAGCAGCTGATCGCATTCCTGGAGCAGGAAGAAA ACATCTCCCAGGAAGGGATATTCCGCAAAACGGGTTCACTGGCGCGGCAGAatgagctgaaaagtttgctGCTGCAAGGCAATGTGTTGCCGCTCGATGGGGCCGGCTATACGGCACACGATTGTGCCAGTGTGCTGAAAAGCTTCCTGGCCGACCTGCCCGAACCACTGCTGACCGAGCTGTACTACCCGGCCTACTGCCAGGTGGCCGATCTGTACCACTCGAAGGAAGCGGCTCAACCGGCACGGAACGAGGATCGGCTGCTGAATGCGCTtcagctgctgttgctcctgctgccggaagaaaacaacattctgCTGCGCCACATTATCGAGCTGCTGCATCGTACGATTCAGCACGAGGCGACCAACAAGATGTCGGCCGTAAATTTGGCCACCCTGTTCACGCCGCACCTGATCTGCCCGCGCAAGCAATCGCCCGAAGCGCTGCACACGACGGCCCAGCACATGTCGGGCATAGTGGGTTTCATGATCAAAACCGGCCCCCGGTTGTTTCACATCCCACCGAAGCTGGCCACCGACATACGGGCGTACTTTGTGGATCAACGGCGCCGCAAAACCATGTCCCCGGAGCACATCCTGAACGAATCGACCACCTCGGACTCGGTGGCCAACACCGTGTACACGTTTGTCGATCGGGAAAAGACGGCCGAAGCGTTGGAGATGAACTCGACCGACACGGCACTGGCGCAGCTGTATGCGCACATCCAGAGCTTACCCGAGTCgtccaagaagaagaagctggtGAGCAAGTTTAACCGCCAGAATGGGTATGGCACGCCGCTGCAGGTGTTGCTCCGGGAAAAGAATGGTTCCGGCACGGGTAGTGCCGGGCTGGCCAGCGGTGGAGGGCTGAAGTATCCACGCTCGATTAGCGATTCGATCAAGCGCCATATCTTTCACAAATCGCTCATGTCGAGAACACCGAAACGAGGCACAATCAGTGGTAGTCAAACGCCAACTACTTTCCAG ACTCCAAACGGAACAGGCTATGGCAGTGGCCCAAGACAGCGCGTTCTGTTTCAGAGCCCAGTGTCGGCGTCCGATTCGCCGTCGAGCGTTGGCTCGCCGCTCTGCATAAAGCGTTGCTCCTCCgtctcgtcctcgtcgtcctccCTGTCCTCGATGTCGTCGTCATCGGGCACGGGAAACGCAAAGGCGGCCGGTTCGCTGACACGCACGATCAGTTCGGAAAGTGGCAGCAGCACCTCGAGCTCTACCTCCTCAACCCATCATGACGTGTCAAAGCCGGAAGCACTGAAACGGCGATCATCCGGAGAGATGGGAGCGGAAGAAGGACAGCGTAGTACCAGCGGAGGGGCAGATTTTAATTCCTCCTCGGAGCGCAAACGAAGCAGGGTTGAGGAACGTTCGGATCGGGAGCAAACGGGACGGTCCAAACCGGGACTGGTGGTGCGCTTCGGTGCCGAGACGGTGGCCGGTTGTGATGTGCTGGAGGACAACGAACCTCCTCCTCCCGAGGACGATGAGGACTTTGTAGAGCAGGAGGATGACGATATCGGTGACAGTGGCAGCGAGCCCGTGGACGAGTTTTCGAACGATGAACTGCTGGCGAACGACGAGGCAgtggcggaggaggaggaggaggaggacgaagGCGACGAGGAGGATGTGTTTGAGGACTGTGAACGGATACTGAGCGATACCGAGGAGGAGCGGTACGGTTCAGCCGGGCTCGGAAACGCACGCTCTCGCTATCGCTCCGAACCGAACCTTAGCGCTATCGGATACCAGCATCAGCGGCGTGTAATAAACCTGGACAATAAGCATCTCACCGCGAACCGCGATAGCGAGATGCCTGGCCGGTTGCTGCGCGGCGGTCTAGGGGCCACGCAAATGGACGGCAAAAGTCAACCGACCACACCGGGCGGcggaggtggaggaggtggtggtggtggtaccgcAGCGGGAAGTTCCACCAAGCAACGCATGAACATAAACTTCTTCAAGAACAAGCTCATCAAGGGCGTTTCGATGGGCAATTTGCGCTTTCCGTTCGGCAACGATGCTAGCAAGGCGAGCAAAAAGAACAACAGCCGACCGGTGGAACCGTTGGTTCGGTCGAGAGACGCTAAAAAACTGAGCACCACCGCACGTGAGAGTAGTTTGGCGGACAGTGTCTTTCTTCCTACGCTCCGATCTTCCATCGTGCCCAGCACCACGTTCGCGACCACCAGCGTGGCGAACGTGGCGAACGATGACAATTCAAACGAATTGCCTGGCTCGGTGCACGGGACGAATTGGGCGGCAGCGAACTATCTGACCAGCACGCCCGGCCCGGCCGCCCTCATTAGCGGGCGCAACTCAATGTCTCCAATAACGAAAAGCACCCAACGGATGCCCAAAGCGATGCAG GAATCGATCATGACCCCACGGTCCCGCAAGCCGGTTATGCTACTGTCCGTGTTGAATGCAAACGACCAGCAACAGCTCTCCACCACCTGTGCCAGTTTTTCCAGCCTGAAAGAGGAAGACGAAGAAGTGGATCTCGAACCGGCGGTACCAGTCGGCAGCTTGCTGCATGGAGCTAGCGACggcacaccatcatcatcccacACGCGTTACGATCGTGGCCTGAAGCAGCTCATCAACGACACGGGTCTACCACCGATCGGTAATGACGTGGGGCTTCCACCGATATCGAACCATTTTCCTTCTAAAG aCATTACCTGCTCAGTCGCGGTGTGA